The segment AAAATTATCGTGGATGTGGATCCGGTTGGGATGATGTAAAATCTGCACGATAACTACCGAGGACCTATAAATTTATCACCGTTAAAGTGGATCATATGATCTGGGTGTTCCATAATCCAAACTTCAGTCTCCCAAGCTAACTGAGTAGTGTGCCGTTTAAATTCAACAAAATCTGGAAAGGCTGAAATATAAACTTTACCAGCTTTACAATTTATTAAGAGTTGTTCGAGTTCGATTATACGTTTAGGCGTAACGGGTCCATGCGATGTTACAGCCTCAATAAGGAATAACCAATTTCTATTCGGATCATATATAAC is part of the Bacteroidota bacterium genome and harbors:
- a CDS encoding BsuBI/PstI family type II restriction endonuclease; this translates as MTLIPLKFSNGKIIHLSPGKHNQVQVAIVNQFASRFAKDSILLYLGDTAKKDLHMDHNVLKKLGIPIDQHSKLPDVVIYDPNRNWLFLIEAVTSHGPVTPKRIIELEQLLINCKAGKVYISAFPDFVEFKRHTTQLAWETEVWIMEHPDHMIHFNGDKFIGPR